Within Anguilla anguilla isolate fAngAng1 chromosome 11, fAngAng1.pri, whole genome shotgun sequence, the genomic segment TTGACTTGCTGGCGGACCAGTGGAGGCACGGGGTTACAGCACGCAATGATGCCCTGGGCCTCTCTATGGAGACATGGGGACAGGAACACCACCGAAATCTCCGTTAGCAACCGCATTCTGAGGTCCGTTTTTGCTCATCGAAACTTCACTGTTACTCAGTGGCAAGCAAAAGGTTCACGCAAATGTCGAACTCACTTGGGCAGCTCTTCAGATATCTTCATCAGCATGTGGTTGGGTAAGATGTACCTGCAAAATACACCATACACAATTTTTAGTTTCCAGATGTGCTGTTTACCACAAATACAGGCCTACAGTCCACTCTTTCTGCAGTAAAATAACGTGATACACGAACACGATCTAACAAAAAGCATGTCACAAAAGCCATCCACACTGACAGCCCACCATCTGTAACGGGCTACAGGTGAATGACTCAAGGCTAAGCCAATGAGAAAGCAGCATCTGTGGGTGCAGCTTGTGGGAGTGAGTCTGGACGCGGTACCCTGTGCTCTCGTCTTCCCGCCTGGCCAGCTTGTCCCTCCAGGCGTACAGCAGCCTGAAGGCGGCCAGCTGCTGGGTGTTGAAGCTCCTCTTCTGCTTCCTGTACAGCTCCATGTACGAGTCCTCCGTAAAAATGGGCTTCAGGTATTTCTGCGGAGCAAAacgaaaacaaacacaggaggTAAATGTGCTGACAGCAAGGaaaatccgttttttttttttttttctagttgcAAGTCCCAAGTCTTCTTCCGAGCCCACGGTCCAGGAGACGCCCGTACCTTGAGAGAGATGTCCTTGCTCCTCTGCCAGACCACCTGCAGGAGAGTCGGCTGGCCGTTGGACACCTCGAACAGGTCCACCCTCAGGCGGTCGTAGGTGTACAGGAGGTAGTGGGTGTCTGCCCGCGCGTACTGGTACATCTCCTCCGGCAAAGGCCTGGGAAAACAGCAGATGGTCTTCAGTTTCTCACTGCGGAACTGGCAATCCATTCCGTGGACACAAGTCAGCAATGGGAACGTGAACTACACATCATCTCACAGATCTGAACGGAAAATGATAAGTGACCTCACATTTTCCCACAATcggcataaaaacaaaagaatattacagtattatCGCTTCAACGCATGTAAAATACTAAGGCGAGGGATGGTGTCAGAGATTCATAACTGCGCTCTCCGGATCACCTTATCCTCCAGTCGGCCAGCTGGTAGCGTTTGTCCGCGTTCACGTCGCAGTACAGCTTCAGCAGGTGGTCCAGCGAGTTCCTGCCGAGGTTGAGGGCCCGGGCAGCCTGATGCGTGTCAAACATGTTGACCACGTACAAGCCAAAGTCCCTCTGAAGCCACTCGATATCCGAGTCAGCACCATGGAACACCTGCAAATTCAGGCCACATTCAAAACTGGGCCCTGAGATGTCTTCACTTTCTAGCCAGTGGCACTTTCAAACACTCATTACTGCCTGCGGCAACCACAAGAGATGTGTGTCTCCCCCCAATTGACAAACAATGCCACAGGCTGGAACTGGTTGCTCCAGGATCCAACCTGCACTAGCTTAAAGCCCCTTCAAGAACTGCCTGGGAGGGAATCATCATTTTTCAATGGTTAATGGATTTTGTTCCCCCTGATCATCAATAAAGTCCCAGTGCTCAAAAACACAAAGGGCCTGATCTACTAAGACCATATACAAAACCTTTTAGCGCACTAACTAATTACGCAACCAACAACTgctgcaaaacaaatgcaatgaccaatcattggtcatgttattgatTTTGCATAGTCAAAGAGACCCAAAGTATCCATATCTCAATAGTGTGAGAAACTGCATTAGCTAAGCGCTATATAGAGCAaagaggaatggggggggggggggggggggggggggtaaagacCTTGACGATAGAGGGGTCTGTGAAAGTCTCGTTGAGGATGTACAGCTCACTGCGCAGTTCCAAGCAGTCAATGATGAAGTCCTCCTCTCTTGTGGAGATCTGCATCAGGCAAGTAATGCCCAGGAAGCTCCTGTAGGAATGATGCTAGACGAGGAAGCAAGAGAGAAGATCACAGCTCCACTCCGGAGGGAGGAATAAACAGTGGAACAAAAACCCTGCAGCTCTTCCCAGGTGCAGGAAAACGTCAACGGATGTGAACACTGGGATCCGTCTCTCGTCACTGGGACACTGATGTTGTGCCCTAGAGCAAGGTGCTAAACCTGTactgcttcagcatatatccagctgaataaatagaTACTATTAATGTAAAATGAGTGAACCTGATCTGCGAAATGCCTATAATATAATACTACCTTAAACAGGCTCACAGCCAAACTACCTTGAATTCTGAAGATTAGACATTTTCAGTAAAGACACTTCTCTCCAGGTGTGGTGTACACAGAAGCACAGGCGTTTACCTCCAGATCCACTGCGAACTCGGAACTCTGGGCCAGCTTTTCATTCAGGCCCACCAGATCCTCCAGGGtatccacaaacaaacacttggTCTCAGAGAGGGGTTTGTACATCTGGAACACAAATAGAAAACAATACACTGACCTCAGTGAAATTTTGCTTTGGTTTGTTAGGAATATTGCCTTGATGATTTgcttagtctccttctatgtaGTAATTTtttcagctccgcccccctaccccccagaTGGGATATTAGGAAAGAAGTACTTTTGAAACATACCTGGGGTTCAGGTTTTGAAAGCAAACTCTCTGGTATGGTGAGATGATCCAGTTCATATTGATAAGGATGCGCAAACCTGTTGGAGTGACAACATGATGTTAGTTTTCTCAGAAAACTTCCCTTGAGAAAGTATTGTCAGGAGAGATGACTTAGACTGaacttaactactgcttgtattttttgcatagactgcgctgttgctgttcttgtttgtgttagtgttaatcagattaacctacagggtccaagttaaactatgcggttgttccctgcacttggaacggtacttctctctagggttttcgacacacttgttcctggttgtggttatacactttgttgtacgtcgctctagataagagcgtctgccaaatgcctgtaatgtaatgtaatgaactgcACATCTATCATAGACAGAGCAGTGAGGAGTGACGACTTGGACTGAACCCTGCACATCTATCACAGATAAGCCTCCTACATGTCCTCCATGTGCTCCTGCGTCCGTTGCTGGTGGATGAAGTCAGCCAGGGCTGCAGGGACGTCCAGGTCCTCCGGCCTCTCCTTACGGATGTGCTTGTTGGCGAAATCTGGCAAATCAACAGGAACGTCAAACCCACGGTGACATCACGAGCTGTGAGGTTAAAACTATGCATCAACAAACCAGTAAAACACAGCTGGGTGGAATGAGCAGTCTGTAGAGGACACTCACATGAGGGGAGCGGTTTGATGGCATTGGGCTTGATGAATATTTTGGGGACAAACGGGGTGTTGCTGTGGTCCACCTTTTCCCTGAACTTCAGCTGGGGCCTCTGGATGTTCTTGGCATGCAGGAGGCGGAAGGTCTCGGACGAGCCCCCCTGGCCAAAATCTCTCCCCTGTTCATCGGACACAGCAGATTTTAATGTGCAGATCGCGCAGCATCATATGAAATGGCGAAAATCATGTTTTGTGAGGACTCACTCAAAATGTGAGGAAAAACAATGTTACTTCAACTGTTTAAAATGGCCCCCCCTGCAGAGCCATACGAATCAAGATGGGAAAGATGCAGTGGGATTTCTTGCTCTTTTATTAGCCAGCCACTATAATTGCCACTAAACCGATGTTAATTGCTGTGATAGGTTTCTGCAAACCAAGCTGAAAGAAGCTCCTCCTGCCCTCTTCCTTGCGAGACAGACATGTCTGCCTTGGGCTCACCTTGCGATTCCAGCTGGACACAATGGTTTTGGGAGGCTGAATCCCAGCAGGCATGATGGGCTGTTGTGTCCTGTTCACTCCTGATGCCTCATCAAGCAGGATACCctacacacaaagccacacatccAGAGTATATTTATGCTTCTTCAACAACACCATCTTCTTATGCATAAACCTCTTATGGTAAATCAATCTATGGTAAATAAATCTGTACATACCACTTTCTCCAGAATGACGTCATTAGAATCCACCACCAGGTCGAACCGCTCTTCCAGGCCGGTTAACTTATTGCGGTCTCTCATATGAGCCCTGCAGCCATGGTACTGCATTAACTTGCTCATGCTGGCAAGGATATGGAAAGACAAACAATCACGAAATGCTCCCTCTAAAACCATATGTGTCTGGTCAATAGACATCCTTAAGATGAACTAGACGAGGTAGCCCTACGCAATATTTTCCCAACGCCGGCTCACCAATGCAGTAGTGCATCTCCTTGAGTTTCACAAAACTCTTGGAATCCAGGGAAGCTGCGGTAGAAGTCATATTCGTCCCCCGCTTGGGGAAGGTTTGCAGACGCTTTTGTGGCAGTGACAACCGTCCCCAGTCCatactgcaataaaaaaataaatttatttaattaccaGTGCTTGGTTCGCAAGTTAGTGACTCGCATGTGACAGTCACGTCTGAATATTAAACTGCTAATGTTACTTAACCAACAAGCTAAGCAGTGAATGCTTGTTTTCTTCACCATATTCGTTACTGTTTAGGAAGCACACTCGCATTAACTGTATCACCCGACTCTAGGTACCTGACTTGCCAATGTGCCGACATTACAACGTGGATACTTTGCTAGCCCGGTGCTACGATTCCACGCCAGAACTGTAAACACGCGTTAGCTTTGCTAGGTAGCGGTACTTGCCTACAATCATTGATctcttcacaaacaaaacatattaGCTACGTTCTTCCACGTACCTTAACAAATGCGTCTACGTCTTTAAAACCTGGACAAAATTCGGGGGATTGAGCCTCCGGATCTTCGGTTGATGAAGAATTACTgcttgatttcatttttccctTATCGTGCCCCAGCGCGTCCATGTTGGACTTCGCAGTATCGCGAGAATTGAGGTCTTGCGAGAAGTGAGCAGATAGGCAGACAGCCAAAAACCTTTTGCACGATTACATATGCTCGATGTCTGTCCCGCTGTAGTTTAAtttatggattttatttttatttatttatttatttgtgcgcCAGTGCCACACATTGACAATATACAACATTTGATTGCTAAATTTTTAACAAACAGGCATTTACATTCCTGGACGAATGATCCTGTtagaataacaataaaaaagtgtGCGGTGCTGATATATTGCAGATTTCAGCAAAGGTAACTTTTTTTTAGAACTGCACCTGTATGTTTTATATAACGCTATATACTTGGAATGATCAGTTACTCAATCTTACCACTGGAAAAATTCTGGTGAAAGGGTTAATGCGGGAAAGCTAATGTATGTAGCTGTCTGGATGAACCTAGTACAGCATTTTACAGCCGATAATGCGGACATGGTATGTTAAATGGGTGtgacattaattttttttaaactttagaaTAAATGCGAAAAAATGTTCCTGCATAAGATGTTGCGTTTTTCATAATACCTAACTCCAATTATAGTGAATATGCCACTATTAGATATGCAGCACTAACgctctgtaaataaataatactatcACAGTGCTAATGTACCCAGCAGAAGTACCAGTTACTTGCATCCCAGGTTAAGTCTATTATTTAGAGAACAACATAAATGATGTGAAATCGATTAACAACTAAGCAGCATTAACCAGTTTTCCTGTAACCTtgctatttgtttatatatttatttatttgatgttgCCTTTTTATGttgtagggggtggggtgagggctGGGGATGGATATAATGCCTActttttaatttctatttttattttatattcttacctattcattttatttgtcatgtcATGTCTGAGCTGTTTTGTTCCGTGTtgtatatgaaaaatgtaataaatatattcttaaaaaaaaaaaaaaactaaacagcaTTGGTTTCCAGCACCATTAATTAATCTGCATTAACACCAAAATGGGTGTAAGTGCAGTAGGAAGTAAATATGAATGACAAAACTGTAACATACCAAATATAATGTGGTGGAAATGACATTAAAACTTGGgatatgtttaatttatttgaatttattttattttttacacatttttattaaacacacaaaacaatgattgccttttttctatttattgcCAAAGAAATCTTCGCATACATTGCCCCAAATCAATATGTTAAATATCTCTCATTGATATTACATAACTCCTACTTAAATTTAGACTTTGTCATTATTGGCAAATGAAAGTCAAGGTACATTTCAGAAGCCACACTAATGTGACCTGGTCTGTGGCAGAGTATGGTAACAAACATGGCTTCCATAGAAAGTGTTAGGAAACGGAAATGACACTAAAAGCACGTGGAGAATCAATGGCCTTCTCTACCAAAATGGACACctggggaaagagaagaagcaGAACAATCATTATGGATGCACACTATGATACCATGCACTGTAATCCTTATTGACATGTCAAACCTGACGGTTAATTAGATATCAAGATAGCAATATTTTGGAATTTAGACAGTTATTCACAAACAAAGGGGATGGACAACAGATAACTTAACTAAGTCTTGaggatgaaaatgtgtttaaaggcCTCACCATCCGATGTAGCATTGGCACAGGTTCTCATGTGATGTGGCCTGCTTGATGAGCAGCTCCACCTGGGTCGGGACGTCCAGGGTTTCGTCGTGGGAGAAGTCACGCCCTGTCGGGAGGAGACCACACACAACCTTCGGTGTTCAGCGCTTCTGACAAGAAACCGCTGAAGACCTCAACCCTCAATGCTCAGGGTAAAGCCTAAACCCAAAAGCAGGTCGCCATGGCGATAGAGCATCTCCGATTCTGCTTCTGACATTCACTTAAGTCACGGCTCATATTAATGTAGCCATCTCACCAATTCAGTGGACAGAGTTCCATGTGGATCAGAGAGCTTTTTACCATTTCCAGATGGAGCTAATCTCCATTTTAAGATGGCTGCCAAAGCTGAGTGGTCATTGGACAAGCTGAAGCCCTACTGTGGGGTGAACTGCGTATATGAACTCCACACATCCCTGTACTGTACCTCTTTAACGAAGAAAACCACCTTTATCTGTATTCAAGCAATAATGGGCGCAGCACAGCCTAAGTGTAAATGAACTATACACAGCTTCCAGTCTTTGCTAGGCCCACGGCCTGGCTTCTATTCAGGTACTGATAGTTTTTGTAGGCTGAACAGAAGGGTAGGTGCGGTTTTGCTCGTGGAGCTGACGCAGGTGCTGCACACCCACTGCAGCGCACAGCCCATCAGACGGCACGCGCCGCTCACCGGTCAGCTTGTCGCGCACTCGGTTGATGATCTGGATGGCTTTTTTGTTCAAGGCTTCTGGCTGCACAAGGCCGTCTCCGACTGAGGGAGGCAAAAACAAAGCTGGgtcaaaaaaaaacctctcgccctgcgctgtgtgtgtgtgtgtgtgagacagagagtgcaTGCACGGCTCTCGccctgcgctgtgtgtgtgtgtgtgtgtgtatgtgtgtgtgtgtgtgtgtgtgtgtgtgtgtgtgagagagagtgcatgcacGGCTCTCGccctgcgctgtgtgtgtgtgtgtgtgtgtgtgtgtgggtgtgtgtgtgtgtgtatgtgtgtgtgtgtgtgtgtgtgtgagagagtgcatgcACGGCTCTCGccctgcgctgtgtgtgtgtgtgtgtgtgtgtgtgtgtgtgagacagagagtgcaTGCACGGCTCTCAccctgcgctgtgtgtgtgtgtgtgtgtgtgtatgagagagacagagcactCGGGCTCTCGCCCTGtgccgggtgtgtgtgtgtgtgtgtgtgtgtgtgtgagagagagagagagagcacacgggCTCttgccctgtgctgtgtgtgtgtgagagagagagagcacacaggcTCTTGccctgcgctgtgtgtgtgtgtgtgtgtgtgtgagagagagagagagagcacaaacGGGCGAGCTATGACAGGAACAGAGTGGTGGAAGCTCACAGCCGTCATCATCAGCGCACGAAAAAAGGAAACTGTCAGAGCGTTGATTCATGACAGAAAGGAAGGTCTCACTAAAGCAATTTCAATTTGTAATTCAAAgagcaatgctttttttttccccccactggtTCACAGAcataataaaaagaatgaaattgaatttgttGCTCTCAGCTACATTTCTACACTGCACTTAATCATGTATGTAtgagttatatatatatgcctgtgtgtagttttggggggggggggcggcagcaGGGGTAGAACCAAAAGGAAATGAGGAAACGAGCGTATTTCCCTGCAGGTGAAATCAGTGGGTGATGAGTGCTCGCTGCGGTGCGCGGCAGGCTGTCAGACACTCACTGAAGGAATGAATGGATTCAGGCACCGTGGTTCCTGGTTTCTTGTGCGTGGTTTCCCCAAGATCTATTCCCTCCAGGGCCTCTGCAAAGacaatacacgcacacacacgcacgcacacacacacacataggcacacacatacatagtaAAAGTAGTTCAAAAAGTGAACTTAGTATACTTCTAAGTTAACTTAATTGTAAAGGCCCGTGATATTTGTAGACCAGCCCCGTTCTGTCCCCCTCAGGCCAGGTTCAGAGGAGGGCAGTCAGGCATGCACGGCGGTCTGCAAACGACTGCAGCCCCCCTGCAGTCTGCAGCCCctcagctgagctgcgcagccgCTGAGGCAGACGACTGCAGCACGTGCGCAACTAGTGCAGGCAGCCGTGCAGGCAGGTTGCAGGAGCCCCACTGACCCATTTATAACGGGCCAATTGTTACAGGGAAATTTACATACATGTTTGGCATAGGCTGTATTCAAGAGCAATTTACAGAAGGTGGAATGACAAGACAGCCGTTTCCTTTGGACTCCCAGCCACAGTCGGTACAGACACGATAAAGATTAAATTTGGACTCTGAACTGGGTCGAGGCAGCGAGGGTGACTGCTTCAGTGGGACGCCCCTCTAAGGAGACCCAAACGTTA encodes:
- the exosc10 gene encoding exosome component 10, whose product is MDALGHDKGKMKSSSNSSSTEDPEAQSPEFCPGFKDVDAFVKYGLGTVVTATKASANLPQAGDEYDFYRSFPGFQEFCETQGDALLHCMSKLMQYHGCRAHMRDRNKLTGLEERFDLVVDSNDVILEKVGILLDEASGVNRTQQPIMPAGIQPPKTIVSSWNRKGRDFGQGGSSETFRLLHAKNIQRPQLKFREKVDHSNTPFVPKIFIKPNAIKPLPSYFANKHIRKERPEDLDVPAALADFIHQQRTQEHMEDMFAHPYQYELDHLTIPESLLSKPEPQMYKPLSETKCLFVDTLEDLVGLNEKLAQSSEFAVDLEHHSYRSFLGITCLMQISTREEDFIIDCLELRSELYILNETFTDPSIVKVFHGADSDIEWLQRDFGLYVVNMFDTHQAARALNLGRNSLDHLLKLYCDVNADKRYQLADWRIRPLPEEMYQYARADTHYLLYTYDRLRVDLFEVSNGQPTLLQVVWQRSKDISLKKYLKPIFTEDSYMELYRKQKRSFNTQQLAAFRLLYAWRDKLARREDESTGYILPNHMLMKISEELPKEAQGIIACCNPVPPLVRQQVNELHLLVQQARDMPLLKAEILVEKKKALTPKRKSESTLFGPHDTSRGSESDLPDFSSPGSLAKPGVLFSEDEDEIGNTQNLGGLVASAKITLFEDSDGVKEEMHLTVAQQKACSIMESFQNPFRMYLPSKDSNIHISQNAKYDPSSKVYEIRNRWKLQSLEQQRKEAQAKQEARAKAREKAQRAAEERKKAQQTYQESLQDVLTVRQQKLGAKKRERRPSDLQDETPKPKAKQPKPTEKPVVEQPPPPQADFKPFDYSQSDMKVFAGGRAKDSMQFDPNRQAAEPRNKRNPKGQKRDSSAGNKSMSYLAGKSERGNRQNWPKR